CGTTTCTCGTGTATCTTGCGAACATTTGTCGTTGGTTGACGTGAATTTTAGTTTTGGTATTTAAAATCGGTGCATTTTTAAATACAGACTTTTGTACTTTTGTTATATTGTGTAACACGTGTAACGTATGAAATTGTCCGTTGTTCCTGTTCGCAATTCGCATCTTGTGgatatttttcgtcaaaaatttgtcaCCGTTGAGGTATGTAGTTGTATGTTCTATTGTAAATGCTTTAGTTTGTACCTAATATTAATATAGGAGATATAATATCGCAAGATCggttatgatgatgatgattgtgGTGAGGCATAGCCCATGCATGGCCCTTATTGAATGGCGTAGTAAGGATTTCCTCTATGGGATAGGGTAACAACTAAATTTGTTTCGCATGTTCAGTGATTTATCTCATCGTCTGTATAATTTTAATCGTAATCGCCAATCGGGAGATTTTTATTCATAATATTATGTTGATTTTAGTAGAGATTTCGTTCGTCTGTTTTATAATTTATCCCgatttttcattatatttttttatgtttatttgAGTACACGTTCATGTCGAATTGAGCTGTACCTGGAGGGGAGGGAGGTGTATAGTTCATTTCTGGAATTAATTGTGAACGATTTTTTACATCAATTAGGCTTCATAGACATTAAAAagattatttatgaaaaaatgtgaattattgtgtcgaaaaatgtattgaacttttttcacttGAAGATTTTAAAGTTAATTTCATTCTTCGgcaggtacatacatataaaaggCTGAAATCCGATCTCAAGCGGTTCGCTCAGTAGTCAGTAGTGTTGTTGTAAGCGACTACGATTGTTATACACGAAAGTAAGTACGACACAAATATGTAATAAActgattttatttgataaataGGAATGTTTTGAGAACAGATTAGATTTTGATTGAAATCTGTTAATTCAAACggtgttaattttttaaaaatacctactctcgTTCAGAAAATCCTTCGAATGAAAATGTCGATTTTAGCCtcataagtacatacttgaatAGTATACTCGAGTTAATCTGTATTTAAAAGTCAcgtggcattttttttcgaaaataccgaAAAAAGGTGGCGAAGATTttggctcaacatttttcagaaaagcttaaaaaaaatttggatagattattttctgccaaaatttcaatccgttttgatgGGTATTGGGTTGCATAatgctgtttttaaaaaaacgctaaaaatactttcaatttcacgaaatattgtttcaaaaaatcctaaacCAATTCAAGCttaaacgtttttgaaagtgttCGAAATTCTTTTTTAGATCTTCTGCCGGAATTTTAAgtagttttgaacttttgacggGTCATGCGACTCCATTTCGAAAAATCCGGAAAATCGTGACCAACTTTTAAGCTGtaaatccttcaaaaaatgttcaaaaaccatttttttcaaaatggttgaattttaagcaaaagtttaactcattttgataggtcttgaatagttttttttaaaaatatacataatcGTGTTCCATTTCAAGAATTTcggttgaaatattttggaatttttcgcgaatttttaacCTATGATTTTGATTAGTTgcgtgacattttttcaaaaattccaaaaatcgcgagTTCGAAACACTGTGTGgtgggtttttaaatttttcaaaaatgcacaaaacatagatggaaaattttgattttctgccgaaattaCAAAAGTCATTTTAACAGGTTACACGACACAAAAGTTACTCAATTTATATAGGTATAAAATGTTTCACGTTTTCGTTGAAAAACGTATTTGGTTTCTAAcgaaatttttacccattttgatgtgacatgacactttttcaaaaatcctcacCCAGAAATCACGACCTACTTTtgaggtttctagttttccaggggtttccaaaatatcgaaattacaaaaaattgaaaaaattggatttttgagtactggtaaaaattttttttgagctcaaaatttggtaggatggaggtcttttagatactaataaactgtaaaaagctttttagcggggttcaaaggggtaggtccaaaatggcggttccaaaattttcgaaaaatcgaaaccccccaatttttgcccccgagagtcgaaagtaagaaaatcacacacatggaataatatgtttttggtgacgctaaacacgaatagatttttgattagacctcattcacggcccccaacaatttttttggacttttacctattgggggaggttctgggggccatgggtgaggtcgatttaaaaaactatggctatattcgtgttcagcgatatcgaaaacatatctactatttcatgtgtcacacgaatgttaccatttttttttgggttaccccctttggggaggtgcagggggccatggacgggtccaatcaaaaatctgacgtcatattcgtgttcagcgtcgccgaaaacatacaattcgatatatcacatgccccagattttctttcgaaagtttcacctaaagttgggggtgggggtgttcccccccccccggtcaagagttccatctcgaaacctaaatatttcgaaaaagtatcaaaatgtacatctatggaaattttttcaaaattttaaatggtagctcccacttacagcgccattttgaaatttgaactttcaaattgaaagttcaactttcaacttttgaaaatttcaaaatacttaagaAGTTCAAAataatgccctttcgaactgtgaaatcagttttgatcaaagtatcatagttttggaggaatgggctgctgaagttgagtacctcgagacaatgtgaaaataatggaagccccccccacccgccccctgagggggctgggaccaaactgattgcggctttcttacttactgagtgggtagatattgtaaaaaaaaatttgagcgaaatcgaaggacatgacccaaaaacgttggttgagttgacatgaaATGGTCGGTCTTtgtcataaatttccaaattcccagaaagtcttgttttttgcaaaaattattgaagtcttgcattttatcaacttatgagttatgagtatCATTATCATTAATAAATCTCGCTCTTTAGCGCTGAAATGTTTCccttttttatacaattttaacaaaacgcctctctttttaaaaattttgatagctttgattgagctcagcacgttaaaatcttgatttttcccactgaaaaacaaaaaaaaaaaaatcccaccaAGTTTGAATAAGGGCCACTctattgagcacacagtcaCGCTAGGAAAAAAAGGACACAACTGTAGATCTATTAACGATATTTAGAGCTcgtgatgtttgaaaaaatttgacccccccccccctgatcACATGTGTAATTCATTCttcaagaatctggaaaattggagaaattggtctggaaaacctggaaaagtcagggaaaatcactTCCAGACATAAATAGACACCCTGatagtgaaatatttcaaaaattcagaaatattcatttttctagGTTTCTagtggtatttttgcaataaatgccaaacttgtaattttttttctcgaaaatgaaaaaaaaaaatgcccgtctaattttttataatgttattctacataaaaaagactaaaactgagaattctttcagaatttcaacTCGCGGACGTCGTGGTTATAGttgaattataagtttttaaatcaatttttttaggtttttgaaagtggcaacattgATTTTGATATGATTTGTCAATTAACCTCTCAAagtactaaaatttgaaaaaaaatatcgaaaattctATACCGCGTACAACTGGAGCAATTTggaattgaattgaaagtttctgttttcgaccattttggagaactttgaagcccaaTAGCTCTCCTTCtcgcctcccccccccccccccaaaaaaaaaaatcgaaaaaatgtcggGTTTGCGTCATTTGGCATTGTTTGATGACCTCTCGGTACATGTGATaatccgaattttttttttttgtactcaaacataacttttttcattttctttaatCATAACCCGCCAGCTGCACGCTTCATCGCATTAATTCGCTCGTTACGATTCTTCTAGGTTGGAATTTGTGCCAGTGCTGAATCAAGAATCATCGAGATGGCTGAAATACCGCCCGTCGTCTACGATATTGCTCAACCAACCCCCATCTCGTTGAAAGAACTATCTGCCATCGCCGTCAGCCTGGAAATCTGTCGCAATAGAATGAACGGCACCAAGGAAAGATTTGATCCACTCTGTTTGGTCTTTATCTTGTCAAAAACTGTGCTCCCTGATTTGCCATCGgcaatttatgattttatcGATGTATATGTAGGAAGATTTGGGTTTTCAGCGTGTACATGGCTCAGCAAccatgaaaattcagttttgaaagtGTTTGACGATTTCATCGTCGATTACAATGGCACTATCGACTTTGTCAGAACAGCCAAACGTATGATGCGTTGTGATGGACTCGGCGATGCTGAAAAATTCACTATTGCTTGTACGTACTTCTTCGAAGATGATATCAGACGAATTTGGCCATCTGTATGTGAGAGTTTCGACTTGAATAGTATAGACTTTGATGATTGCCCGCAATTGTATTATTGGATATGCTGTCTCAGAAATGAAACGAATAAGATACCTAACCGAGGAAACAGATCTGTAGATGAAGTTATGCTTGACCATCACATGGTTGAGAATAGAGCATCTCTCGAGTATTTCTGGAATCGCGTATCTGTGGAAaatcaaatgagaaaaatcatagACCTTTGCAAGCGTGATACAAAATTGGCAGTTACATTCGTGCTATCAAAACTGAACGATCAACAGCTCGATGAATTTGCAAATACAAATGGTGACCTATTGATACTGGAGCTGTTGAAAATTCGAAACCCTAATAACTGGTTAGTTTTACCAGCGTGGTGGTATATTAGAGACAGAATGAACGAAAGCACTCTCAAGAAACTGGTTGTTAACATGTTAGAACTTGAAACAGTTGAATACCCTGGTTTTATGGTACCCAAGATTTGCTatagtttggaaattttcaacagcaTCCCGCCTAATTTAAAGCCAACCATAGTCAAAGATGTTTTATCAAACACAAGGTTTTTTGAACGAATGTTTGGTTATATATTTATACGTTTCGTTGGCTCACTGTTGAATATTATTTCCTGTGGTACTTTTGAGCAGAGGAGCGCATTTTGGCGTAACTGCTGGGTTCATTTGATCAAAGGCACCCGAAGTAAAGATTTGGGTCAAATAATGAAACTTTGCTTCAAAAACGAAGAAGAAATTGCACAGTTCAAGGATACCGTTTTAGCTGAAAGTGAAAATGTGCGTCTCTTGTGTAGCGATTTACTTAGTTTGGGGAAGTTCGACGAATTGAACGATTTGGTGGACTTTTGTTGGCGCGAAGTGCGAACAGCGAAGAATTTCAAGCAGCAGCTACTGCGATCATTTTTTGCCGATGAAAATAATCATATTATTTCTCGTATAAGTATCTTCGGCTTAGAACCGTTTCGTGTATTTATCAACACTGTAGTTGACAACGTTGATGAATTGAATGATTTCCAAAATCGACTGACTCTGTACAAATATAAAAAACCTTGATTTTTAAACGTTGAATAATggtgaaattattcatttgaaTTAATCTTGTGTATAGTATTTAGTATCTATGTATATATTGACACTTGTTTTTACTGGACtagttttaattaatttgcaTGTACAAAATAAGGTAAATTTTGTGTGGTAacttgttgatatttttttttttattttagaaaaaattaataaatacttacataaaaaattggtttcgttgagttgttttttttagaaccgCGTTGACTCATTAAACTCTTGAACTAGTTAGAAGGTTGTATGTCTTAAAATTATTGACAATACAAAAATTCgtttaatttatgatttttgcaATCAATACTGCGTTTGATTAGGGGCATGAGGAATTTGAGTAATGAGCTGGAATTGGAAAGGAACGTGGAatgtttctgatttttgaatcaaaaaagttACTGCGATGAAACGGTTTTTCTATTTGAGGCAATAAAATTCCAAGATCAATAATGAAAGTCATCCTTACTCGTATCCGAGCTCCATAAATACCAGGAGGGTAGAGTGTTGAAGAAAATGTTCGAGGATTTTGACCgaattcagtggagaccttcatttttacCTAATACTtcactcacaagggaacctctcgaggtgtcactctccgatttgaacgggaccgcgatttttggaaagagtataGTCTAAAACCacgaaaaccaaattttcagccgcccaagttcatttttcgatttttggcgaatttttgaaaattcaaaattgactgtttttgacgatttatgcttttttttttaaaaaagtacgtacttgatcgaTAAAAATATAAGtcccaaaaataatattaattaccaaaattcaaatttcaccatttccagccattctggagcctccagcgcgatttttcaatttctccagaattttgaatttgctccaggaggcgtgaatatgaagttgggcagctgaaaatcgagttgtatatattacactcgacctgtttaacgagtttatccacatttgagccgattttgaaagtgacacctcaagagtggttttctgAGGTATCTCTCTCGCTCCAAAAcagctggaaatggtagaatttgcgctccgggggttagttcttgaagaaatacagcgattcgcgcaaatttcaaaaatttcctcacaaacggttatcttttgattttttggattttttaattttgaaaaaagttggtctaAAAGCAACTTTttaggtgtcactctcaaaattggctcaaatgtggataaactagttaaacaggtcgagtgtaatatacaactcgatttttagttgcccaacttcatattcacgcattctggagcaaattcaaaattctggagaaattgaaaaatcgcgctggaggctccagaatggctggaaatagtgaaatttggatttgagtaattaatattagttttgggacttattttgaccatttttattgatcaagtacgtacgtttaaaaaaaagcataaatcatcaaaaacagtcaattttgaattttcaaaaattcgccaaaaatcgaaaaatgaactaggGCAGCTGAAcatttggttttggtggttttagactatgctctttccaaaaatcgtggttctgttcaaatcggagtgtaaCACCTCAAGACGTTCCCTTgtcagattgaaattttggctga
This region of Planococcus citri chromosome 5, ihPlaCitr1.1, whole genome shotgun sequence genomic DNA includes:
- the LOC135848821 gene encoding uncharacterized protein LOC135848821, which gives rise to MAEIPPVVYDIAQPTPISLKELSAIAVSLEICRNRMNGTKERFDPLCLVFILSKTVLPDLPSAIYDFIDVYVGRFGFSACTWLSNHENSVLKVFDDFIVDYNGTIDFVRTAKRMMRCDGLGDAEKFTIACTYFFEDDIRRIWPSVCESFDLNSIDFDDCPQLYYWICCLRNETNKIPNRGNRSVDEVMLDHHMVENRASLEYFWNRVSVENQMRKIIDLCKRDTKLAVTFVLSKLNDQQLDEFANTNGDLLILELLKIRNPNNWLVLPAWWYIRDRMNESTLKKLVVNMLELETVEYPGFMVPKICYSLEIFNSIPPNLKPTIVKDVLSNTRFFERMFGYIFIRFVGSLLNIISCGTFEQRSAFWRNCWVHLIKGTRSKDLGQIMKLCFKNEEEIAQFKDTVLAESENVRLLCSDLLSLGKFDELNDLVDFCWREVRTAKNFKQQLLRSFFADENNHIISRISIFGLEPFRVFINTVVDNVDELNDFQNRLTLYKYKKP